The proteins below are encoded in one region of Cololabis saira isolate AMF1-May2022 chromosome 11, fColSai1.1, whole genome shotgun sequence:
- the btf3 gene encoding transcription factor BTF3, which translates to MKEVIMNQEKLSKLQAQVRIGGKGSARRKKKVVHRTATADDKKLQFSLKKLGVNNISGIEEVNMFTNQGTVIHFNNPKVQASLAANTFTITGHAETKQLTEMLPGILNQLGADSLTSLRRLAEALPKQAGDGKAPIATIEEEDDDDVPDLVENFDEASKDEAN; encoded by the exons ATGAAAGAAGTAATTATGAATCAAGAAAAACTTTCAAAACTTCAAGCGCAAGTCCGCATCGGTGGAAAG GGTAGTGCTCGCAGAAAGAAGAAGGTTGTACACAGGACGGCCACCGCAGATGACAAGAAGCTCCAGTTCTCCTTAAAGAAACTTGGCGTGAACAACATCTCCGGTATCGAAGAG GTTAACATGTTTACAAATCAAGGAACAGTCATCCACTTCAACAACCCCAAAGTACAGGCGTCCCTCGCAGCCAACACCTTCACCATCACTGGCCACGCTGAGACCAAGCAGCTGACCGAGATGCTGCCCGGCATCCTGAACCAGCTGGGAGCCGACAGCCTGACGAGCCTCAGGAGACTCGCAGAGGCTCTGCCCAAGCAGG CTGGAGATGGAAAAGCACCAATTGCAACaatagaagaagaagatgatgatgatgttccAG